The following proteins come from a genomic window of Mariniflexile sp. TRM1-10:
- the ilvA gene encoding threonine ammonia-lyase IlvA: MNKEKYTYFPSIKDVKVAADIIQKVSAVTPLSPSFRYSKQFEATILLKREDLQQVRSYKIRGAYNKISSLTAEESQKGVVCASAGNHAQGVALSCKLLKIKGSIYMPAPTPNQKVEQVKMFGEDFIEIKLIGDTYDDAYHAAMLECEQQQKIFIHPFDDKKVIEGQATIALEILEQTNVPIDYVFVAVGGGGLAAGLSTVFKELSPSTKIIGVEPDGAPSMLTSIKNNRNTTLEHIERFIDGAAVKRVGDLTFNICKENLHDMITVPEGKVCETILELYNKDAIVVEPAGALSIAALDFYAEDIKGKHVVCVVSGSNNDITRTAEIKERALLYANLKHYFIVLFPQRAGALKEFVVDILGPNDDITHFQYTKKTNRENGSAVVGIQLKSAADLEPLITKMKQRNFYGDYLNNKPDLFQFLV, translated from the coding sequence ATGAACAAGGAGAAATACACATATTTTCCTAGTATTAAAGATGTAAAAGTAGCTGCCGATATCATTCAAAAAGTATCGGCAGTTACGCCTTTAAGCCCTAGCTTTAGATATTCAAAACAATTTGAAGCGACTATTTTATTGAAACGGGAAGACCTTCAACAGGTACGCTCGTATAAAATTAGAGGGGCATATAATAAAATAAGTTCGCTTACTGCGGAAGAATCCCAAAAAGGCGTAGTTTGTGCCAGTGCAGGTAACCATGCTCAAGGTGTTGCGTTGTCGTGCAAACTATTAAAAATTAAAGGGTCTATTTATATGCCTGCACCAACACCCAACCAAAAAGTGGAGCAGGTTAAAATGTTTGGTGAAGATTTTATTGAGATTAAACTTATTGGCGATACCTACGACGATGCATACCATGCAGCCATGTTGGAATGCGAACAGCAGCAAAAAATATTCATCCATCCTTTCGATGATAAAAAGGTTATTGAAGGACAGGCAACCATAGCTCTGGAAATTTTAGAGCAAACAAATGTTCCTATCGATTATGTGTTTGTTGCAGTTGGTGGTGGTGGATTAGCAGCAGGTTTATCAACTGTTTTTAAAGAATTATCACCAAGCACAAAAATTATTGGAGTAGAGCCTGATGGTGCACCCTCTATGCTAACTTCAATAAAGAATAACAGAAATACTACTTTAGAACATATTGAAAGATTTATTGATGGCGCAGCTGTTAAGCGTGTTGGAGATTTAACATTCAATATCTGCAAAGAAAATCTTCATGATATGATTACGGTTCCAGAAGGTAAGGTATGTGAAACTATTTTGGAACTTTACAATAAAGATGCTATTGTAGTCGAACCTGCTGGCGCATTAAGTATTGCGGCTTTAGATTTTTATGCTGAAGATATTAAAGGCAAGCATGTCGTTTGCGTAGTAAGTGGGAGCAATAACGATATTACGCGTACCGCGGAAATAAAAGAACGTGCCTTGTTATATGCCAATTTAAAACATTATTTCATTGTACTGTTTCCGCAGCGTGCCGGTGCTTTAAAAGAATTTGTGGTCGATATTTTAGGCCCCAATGATGATATTACCCACTTTCAATATACCAAGAAAACCAATCGTGAAAATGGCTCCGCGGTAGTGGGCATTCAATTAAAATCGGCAGCCGATTTAGAACCATTAATTACCAAAATGAAACAACGTAATTTTTATGGCGATTATCTAAACAATAAACCCGATTTATTTCAATTCTTGGTTTAA